Proteins encoded together in one Peribacillus asahii window:
- the trpC gene encoding indole-3-glycerol phosphate synthase TrpC — protein sequence MGNILTKIIDEKEIEVARLKETGLTGEALQVKRPSLVEQLRTATSMSVIAEIKRASPSKGEINLDVNPVEQALTYERNGAAAISVLTDEKFFKGRIEDLQQVSQNVAIPRLCKDFMVDEIQIDRAYESGATVILLIVAALSQERLQALYTYAKQKGLDVLTEVHDEEELERALAIDAEIIGINNRNLKTFEVDLAVTERLASRLDSNRHLIISESGIKTVADVERVKKAGARGILVGETLMQAADLPETLKQFQLTL from the coding sequence ATGGGGAATATTCTAACGAAAATCATTGACGAGAAAGAAATAGAAGTAGCAAGATTAAAGGAAACCGGATTAACGGGTGAGGCACTTCAAGTGAAGCGACCCTCGCTTGTTGAACAATTACGAACTGCCACATCCATGTCGGTCATTGCTGAAATTAAACGAGCTTCACCATCCAAAGGAGAAATTAATTTAGATGTAAATCCTGTAGAGCAAGCATTAACGTATGAACGAAATGGAGCGGCGGCTATTTCCGTTTTAACCGATGAAAAGTTTTTTAAAGGGCGTATTGAAGACTTGCAACAGGTGAGTCAAAATGTAGCAATTCCGAGATTATGCAAAGATTTTATGGTCGATGAAATTCAAATTGATCGCGCGTATGAATCAGGGGCCACGGTTATTTTATTAATTGTTGCCGCTCTATCGCAAGAGCGATTGCAAGCTCTTTATACGTATGCTAAACAAAAAGGATTAGATGTTTTGACAGAAGTACATGATGAAGAAGAATTAGAGAGAGCTTTAGCGATAGATGCAGAAATTATTGGCATTAATAATCGTAATTTGAAAACATTTGAAGTCGATTTAGCTGTGACGGAGAGACTAGCAAGTCGCTTGGATTCTAATCGTCATCTTATCATTAGCGAAAGTGGCATTAAAACGGTAGCGGATGTAGAACGTGTGAAGAAAGCGGGTGCAAGAGGCATTCTTGTTGGAGAAACATTGATGCAAGCCGCTGATTTACCGGAAACATTAAAGCAGTTTCAATTGACGTTATAA
- a CDS encoding phosphoribosylanthranilate isomerase — protein MFVKICGVKTVEAAQIAADAGTDFIGFIFAESSRKIEPEEACAIAKELPQHIKKVGVFSNQSEADIIRTAALAGLDYIQLHGQESAEFASRMPLPVIKAFSIESSADFTKLVNYPADYYLVDLPKNPKSAERAKTLDWNALADASLPFEKIILAGGLTADNVAEAIQVVKPFGVDVASGVETDGVKDEQKIRAFVLQAKQSTTETRNE, from the coding sequence ATGTTTGTAAAAATTTGTGGTGTTAAAACGGTAGAAGCAGCGCAAATAGCAGCGGACGCTGGGACGGATTTTATCGGTTTTATTTTTGCAGAGAGCAGTCGTAAAATTGAGCCAGAAGAGGCTTGTGCTATTGCAAAAGAATTACCGCAGCATATTAAAAAAGTGGGTGTATTCTCCAATCAAAGTGAAGCAGATATTATCCGTACAGCCGCTCTTGCAGGGTTAGATTATATCCAATTGCATGGTCAAGAATCAGCAGAGTTTGCAAGCCGCATGCCTCTTCCTGTAATTAAAGCATTCTCGATTGAGTCGAGCGCTGATTTTACGAAACTAGTAAACTATCCAGCTGATTATTATTTAGTTGATTTACCAAAGAATCCAAAATCCGCCGAGAGAGCTAAAACATTAGATTGGAACGCTCTTGCTGATGCATCTTTACCATTTGAAAAGATCATCTTAGCAGGCGGCCTTACAGCCGATAATGTAGCCGAAGCAATTCAGGTCGTAAAGCCGTTTGGTGTGGATGTAGCGAGCGGGGTAGAAACGGACGGCGTAAAGGATGAACAAAAAATTCGGGCTTTCGTTTTGCAGGCGAAGCAAAGCACGACAGAAACGAGGAATGAATAA
- the trpB gene encoding tryptophan synthase subunit beta: MSKYVQPDQTGHFGVYGGRFVPETLMHAITELEDVYEQAKQDPEFQKQLDYYLEKYIGRETPLYFAENLTKLAGGAKIYLKREDLNHTGAHKINNTIGQALLTKRMGKKKVIAETGAGQHGVATATVCALLNLECIIFMGSEDIRRQKLNVFRMELLGAKVVSVSQGSGTLKDAVNEALRYWVAHVEDTHYIMGSVLGPHPFPVIVRDFQSVIGKETRKQYLEEEDRLPHAVVACIGGGSNAMGMFYPFVEDESVQMYGVEAAGHGLDTALHAASLTKGKPGVLHGAYMYLLQDEDGQIQEAHSISAGLDYPGVGPEHSYLKDINRVTYTSVTDEEALEALQMLSKEEGIIPALESSHAVAYGFKLAKQMKQEEGIVICLSGRGDKDVEAVQARLGGSEHE; this comes from the coding sequence ATGAGTAAATACGTACAACCAGATCAAACAGGGCATTTTGGGGTTTACGGTGGTCGTTTTGTTCCAGAAACACTAATGCATGCCATTACTGAATTAGAAGACGTATACGAACAAGCGAAACAAGACCCGGAATTTCAAAAACAATTAGACTATTATTTAGAAAAATATATCGGCCGCGAGACACCTCTTTATTTTGCTGAAAATTTAACGAAGCTAGCTGGCGGAGCAAAAATTTATTTAAAGCGTGAAGATTTAAATCACACAGGTGCTCACAAAATTAATAATACAATTGGTCAGGCGTTGTTAACGAAAAGAATGGGGAAGAAAAAAGTCATCGCCGAAACAGGAGCAGGGCAACATGGGGTGGCAACAGCTACGGTATGTGCACTTCTAAACTTAGAATGTATTATTTTCATGGGCAGTGAAGATATTCGACGTCAAAAATTAAATGTGTTTCGGATGGAGCTATTAGGCGCGAAAGTTGTGTCTGTTTCTCAAGGCAGCGGTACGCTGAAAGATGCTGTAAATGAAGCGCTTCGCTATTGGGTGGCTCATGTGGAAGATACACACTATATTATGGGATCTGTGTTAGGGCCGCATCCATTTCCAGTGATTGTAAGGGACTTCCAAAGTGTGATTGGAAAGGAAACGAGAAAGCAGTATCTTGAAGAAGAAGATCGTTTACCTCACGCTGTTGTTGCATGTATTGGCGGCGGCAGTAATGCGATGGGCATGTTTTATCCGTTTGTAGAAGACGAGTCTGTTCAAATGTACGGTGTAGAAGCAGCCGGGCATGGACTTGACACAGCACTTCATGCAGCAAGCTTAACAAAGGGAAAACCCGGTGTGCTTCATGGTGCTTATATGTATTTACTACAAGATGAAGATGGACAAATTCAAGAAGCTCATTCGATTTCAGCTGGACTGGATTATCCTGGAGTAGGCCCAGAGCATAGTTACTTAAAGGATATCAACCGGGTGACCTATACATCTGTTACGGATGAAGAGGCGTTAGAGGCTCTTCAGATGCTTTCGAAGGAAGAAGGGATCATTCCAGCCCTTGAAAGCTCCCATGCGGTTGCTTACGGTTTTAAATTAGCTAAGCAAATGAAACAAGAGGAAGGGATCGTCATCTGTCTTTCAGGACGTGGAGATAAAGATGTCGAAGCTGTTCAAGCGAGATTAGGGGGTAGTGAACATGAGTAA
- the trpA gene encoding tryptophan synthase subunit alpha, producing MSNNRLATALKSCEQNGEKAFIPYIMAGDGELSSLKEQLLFFEQQGATAVELGIPFSDPVADGPVIQRAGIRALNNGTTLKKILEELENIREDVSIPLIFMGYSNSILAYGIGQFVTDCVKAGIAGCIIPDVPVEEEGLFAPIQEAGIHLIRLVTLTSSKERMAEIAETAQGFIYAVTVTGITGAREAFGSEVGAYLEQVKEISPVPVLAGFGISTPEHVRSATKYCDGVIVGSKIIESFEQNRKQDIIELIQASKKQVQQ from the coding sequence ATGAGTAATAATCGACTAGCTACGGCACTAAAAAGCTGTGAGCAGAATGGTGAAAAAGCATTCATTCCTTATATTATGGCGGGAGATGGCGAGCTTTCTAGTTTAAAAGAGCAGTTGTTATTTTTTGAACAGCAGGGAGCGACTGCTGTGGAGCTTGGGATTCCTTTTTCAGATCCAGTAGCAGATGGTCCAGTTATCCAGCGTGCAGGCATTCGCGCACTTAACAATGGCACGACATTAAAGAAAATTTTAGAGGAATTAGAGAATATCCGAGAAGATGTTTCGATTCCGCTTATTTTCATGGGGTATAGCAACTCGATTTTAGCCTATGGCATCGGGCAGTTTGTGACTGATTGCGTAAAAGCTGGGATTGCCGGCTGCATTATTCCGGATGTTCCTGTAGAAGAAGAAGGGTTATTCGCTCCGATTCAAGAGGCGGGAATCCATTTGATTCGTTTAGTTACCTTAACATCATCGAAAGAAAGAATGGCTGAAATTGCTGAGACTGCACAAGGATTTATTTATGCGGTAACGGTCACGGGTATTACAGGAGCACGTGAAGCATTCGGTAGTGAAGTAGGAGCTTATCTAGAACAAGTAAAAGAAATTAGTCCTGTTCCAGTCTTAGCAGGGTTTGGTATTTCTACTCCAGAACATGTTCGCAGTGCGACAAAATATTGTGATGGAGTCATCGTAGGCAGCAAAATTATCGAAAGCTTTGAGCAAAATCGTAAACAAGATATTATCGAGTTAATTCAAGCGAGTAAAAAGCAAGTGCAACAGTAG
- a CDS encoding YktB family protein codes for MNQVHFTTSDFNTFTIDGLEERMDALKERIRPKLQDLGDYFAQQLSIMTGEEIFPHVAKHARRTINPPKDTWVAFAANRRGYKMMPHFQIGLWETHLFVWFAVIYEAPNKAEFGKKLEENADLLKSIVPESFVWSIDHMKPDVIPHNELNTEDLLSMFKRLQTVKKAEILCGIQIPREEAVQLTDKELIDTIQYTFETLLPLYKL; via the coding sequence ATGAATCAAGTACACTTTACAACAAGCGATTTCAACACATTTACGATCGATGGTCTCGAAGAACGCATGGACGCTTTAAAAGAAAGAATTCGCCCAAAGCTTCAGGACCTTGGTGACTACTTTGCCCAGCAATTATCCATTATGACAGGAGAAGAAATCTTTCCGCATGTCGCTAAGCATGCACGTAGAACCATTAATCCACCAAAGGATACATGGGTCGCTTTTGCGGCTAACCGCCGCGGCTATAAAATGATGCCGCATTTCCAAATCGGATTATGGGAAACCCATCTATTCGTTTGGTTTGCTGTTATTTACGAAGCTCCAAATAAAGCTGAATTTGGCAAAAAGCTTGAAGAAAATGCCGATTTATTAAAAAGCATCGTCCCAGAAAGCTTCGTCTGGTCTATCGATCATATGAAACCTGATGTTATTCCTCATAACGAATTGAATACGGAAGATTTACTTTCCATGTTTAAACGACTTCAAACCGTTAAAAAAGCAGAGATTCTCTGCGGTATTCAGATTCCACGTGAAGAAGCGGTTCAGTTAACGGATAAAGAGTTAATTGATACAATCCAATACACATTTGAAACGTTATTACCACTATATAAATTGTAA
- a CDS encoding inositol monophosphatase family protein, which yields MASIKEMDQYAKKWIKEAGAKLRESFAMELDIEIKTNPNDLVTNMDKETERFFVSKIKETFPGHRIFGEEGMGHDINDLKGTVWIIDPIDGTLNFIHQQRNFAISLAIYEDGVGKVGMVYDVVHDELYHAIKGEGAYLNHHPLSPLSEVGVGEAILSINASWIVTNKRINPAILAALVNDVRGTRSYGSAALELAFVAAGRIDAYITMRLSPWDFAAGSILVEEVGGKVSDLFGENLDYIKGGSLFVAKPGFHESVLEEYILNR from the coding sequence GTGGCATCAATTAAAGAAATGGATCAATATGCAAAAAAATGGATTAAAGAAGCCGGAGCAAAGTTAAGAGAGTCCTTTGCAATGGAATTGGATATTGAAATAAAAACGAACCCGAATGATTTAGTAACCAATATGGATAAGGAAACAGAGCGGTTTTTTGTAAGTAAAATTAAAGAAACCTTTCCAGGGCATCGTATTTTCGGTGAAGAAGGAATGGGGCATGATATCAATGATTTAAAAGGAACTGTTTGGATTATTGATCCGATTGATGGGACACTGAATTTTATTCATCAACAACGCAATTTTGCCATTTCATTAGCCATTTATGAGGATGGGGTCGGAAAAGTAGGGATGGTGTATGACGTCGTTCATGATGAACTATACCATGCTATAAAAGGAGAAGGCGCCTATTTGAATCATCATCCATTATCTCCGCTATCCGAGGTAGGTGTAGGGGAAGCGATTTTGTCCATCAATGCGAGCTGGATTGTTACGAATAAACGAATTAATCCGGCTATCTTAGCTGCCTTAGTCAATGATGTTCGCGGCACTCGCTCATATGGATCAGCAGCTTTAGAGCTTGCCTTTGTTGCAGCGGGAAGAATTGATGCGTATATTACGATGCGTTTATCACCTTGGGACTTTGCGGCAGGTTCAATCCTTGTTGAAGAGGTAGGAGGAAAAGTAAGCGATTTGTTTGGAGAAAATTTAGATTACATAAAAGGCGGTTCACTGTTTGTGGCAAAACCCGGCTTTCACGAATCTGTTTTGGAAGAGTATATTTTAAACAGATAA
- a CDS encoding DUF5325 family protein, with product MKIKWPFLILAILATICIGSIGISIAEKSILGIVVAIIILCGIMGFGFTQKKKWREAGKLD from the coding sequence ATGAAAATCAAATGGCCATTTTTAATTTTAGCAATATTAGCCACAATCTGTATTGGTTCAATTGGTATATCCATTGCCGAAAAAAGCATATTAGGAATTGTAGTAGCAATCATTATCCTTTGTGGAATCATGGGATTTGGCTTTACCCAAAAGAAGAAATGGCGTGAAGCTGGTAAATTAGATTAA